Proteins found in one Helicobacter sp. NHP19-003 genomic segment:
- a CDS encoding SAM-dependent methyltransferase, with protein MDWHSFAPCMQEWLYGKGGYYRHAHIGAKGDFYTSVSASGFLGGTLAFYLLRLLEKGELELPLSVVEIGAGFGRLMADLACFLKDLSVGVVDGVRFVCVEPLNELAMLQKESLAKEGIQVEHIESVAGLRGLHNAFLYCNELWDSFACELVQGGQILSVQDFKPVWRALEDSELKRLEGFYPLGGCVPFAWADFVAHLCQSLEGAKWHFVNLDYGQYGFEPISLRGYKAHQVLGFEDILSDLRGLYRQIDLTYDVDFALLEGLFKAQGVRSVFYGTQCATLLDMGFATLLELFAESVPYATYQKEAFKAHALISPEGLGERFKGLIVASP; from the coding sequence ATGGATTGGCACAGCTTTGCGCCCTGTATGCAAGAGTGGCTGTATGGCAAGGGGGGCTACTACCGCCACGCACACATTGGCGCGAAGGGGGATTTTTACACTTCTGTGAGCGCAAGTGGCTTTTTAGGGGGGACTCTGGCTTTTTATCTCTTGCGCCTGCTTGAAAAAGGGGAGTTAGAACTGCCCTTAAGTGTGGTGGAAATCGGGGCAGGCTTTGGGCGGCTCATGGCGGATTTGGCATGCTTTTTAAAAGATTTAAGTGTGGGGGTGGTGGATGGCGTGCGTTTTGTGTGCGTGGAGCCACTGAACGAACTAGCCATGTTGCAAAAGGAGAGTCTGGCCAAAGAGGGCATACAAGTAGAACATATAGAGAGCGTAGCGGGCTTAAGGGGGCTTCACAACGCCTTTTTGTATTGCAACGAACTTTGGGACAGCTTTGCGTGTGAGTTGGTGCAAGGAGGTCAGATTTTAAGCGTGCAAGATTTTAAACCCGTGTGGCGGGCTTTGGAGGATAGCGAGTTGAAACGCCTTGAGGGCTTTTACCCCTTGGGGGGCTGTGTGCCCTTTGCTTGGGCAGATTTTGTGGCGCATTTATGCCAAAGTTTAGAGGGGGCCAAGTGGCACTTTGTGAATCTAGATTACGGGCAATATGGGTTTGAACCCATTAGCCTTCGGGGCTACAAGGCGCATCAAGTCTTGGGGTTTGAGGACATTTTAAGCGATTTGAGGGGGTTGTATCGGCAAATTGACTTGACCTATGATGTGGATTTTGCGCTTTTAGAGGGCTTGTTTAAAGCGCAAGGTGTGCGCTCTGTATTCTATGGCACACAATGCGCCACGCTTTTAGACATGGGCTTTGCCACATTATTAGAGCTGTTTGCTGAAAGTGTGCCCTATGCCACCTACCAAAAGGAGGCCTTCAAAGCCCACGCCTTGATCAGCCCTGAGGGTTTGGGCGAACGCTTTAAAGGGCTCATTGTGGCAAGCCCTTAG
- the uvrB gene encoding excinuclease ABC subunit UvrB has protein sequence MDFILQAPYKPSLEQEKAVDRLLQGVKQGVAYQTLLGVTGSGKTFSMAQLIAKLQMPTLVMSHNKTLCAQLYSEFKGFFPKNHVEYFISYFDYYQPESYIPRRDLFIEKDSAINEDLERLRLSAITSLLGYDDVIVVASVSANYGFGDPMEYLSMLTKLEVGQSVPYTQFLHKLVEMGYERQEILERGKFRVVGESVDIFPAYNDTNFIRVEFFGDEIERIYSFDALENKPLKALESYILYAANAFIVSQSRLKSALNSIEAELAQRLKFFKENNKPLEYERLKTRTEFDLEMMAATGICKGIENYSRHFTDKKAGDTPYTLLDYFAQKKRPFLVIVDESHVSLPQFKGMYAGDYSRKQVLVDYGFRLPSALDNRPLKYEEFIAKPPYFLFVSATPNPLELELSQGHIAEQIIRPTGLLDPEYEVRPTQNQVQDLYNTIKEVVARKERVLVTTLTKKMAEELCKHYLEGGLKVQYLHSEIDAIERNHLIRSFRLGAFDILIGINLLREGLDLPEVSLVAILDADKEGFLRSATALIQTMGRVARHIHGRVIFYADKITAGMQEAMTTTDKRRAKQIAFNQAHNITPKSTQRPLEDELKDYTPPKPKSTDKMPKKEKEQLIKKLRIQMQERARVLDFEAAAKLRDEIAKLRGL, from the coding sequence ATGGACTTTATCCTACAAGCCCCCTACAAACCAAGCCTAGAGCAAGAAAAGGCGGTTGATCGGCTTTTACAAGGCGTTAAACAAGGGGTGGCTTACCAAACCTTATTAGGCGTTACAGGCAGCGGCAAGACCTTTAGCATGGCGCAACTCATTGCCAAATTGCAAATGCCGACTTTGGTCATGTCGCATAACAAAACCCTTTGCGCCCAGCTTTACAGCGAATTTAAGGGCTTTTTCCCCAAAAACCATGTGGAGTATTTTATCTCCTACTTTGACTACTACCAGCCCGAGTCCTATATTCCTAGACGGGATTTATTCATTGAAAAGGACAGCGCGATCAATGAAGATTTAGAGCGCTTGCGTCTCAGTGCCATCACTTCACTTTTAGGTTACGATGATGTCATTGTGGTGGCGAGCGTTTCGGCAAACTATGGCTTTGGCGACCCCATGGAGTATTTGAGCATGCTAACCAAATTAGAAGTGGGACAGAGCGTGCCTTACACGCAGTTTTTGCACAAGCTTGTAGAAATGGGCTATGAGCGGCAAGAAATTTTAGAGCGGGGCAAGTTTAGGGTGGTGGGCGAGAGTGTGGATATTTTCCCCGCCTACAACGACACGAATTTTATCCGTGTGGAGTTCTTTGGCGATGAGATCGAGCGCATTTATAGTTTTGACGCTTTAGAGAATAAACCGCTTAAAGCCCTAGAGAGCTACATACTCTACGCCGCAAACGCTTTCATTGTGAGTCAAAGCCGCCTAAAGAGTGCCCTAAATAGCATTGAAGCCGAGTTGGCCCAAAGGCTTAAATTCTTTAAAGAAAACAACAAGCCCCTAGAGTATGAACGGCTCAAAACCCGCACAGAATTTGACCTAGAGATGATGGCAGCCACGGGTATATGTAAGGGGATTGAAAACTACTCAAGGCATTTCACCGACAAAAAGGCGGGCGACACCCCCTACACCCTGCTAGACTACTTCGCCCAAAAGAAACGCCCTTTTTTAGTCATCGTGGACGAGTCGCATGTGAGTTTGCCGCAGTTTAAGGGCATGTATGCCGGCGATTACAGCCGCAAGCAGGTTTTGGTGGATTACGGCTTTAGATTGCCCTCCGCCCTAGACAACCGCCCTCTAAAATACGAGGAGTTCATCGCCAAGCCTCCCTATTTTCTCTTTGTGTCCGCCACGCCAAACCCCCTAGAACTAGAGCTCTCGCAAGGGCACATTGCCGAGCAAATCATCCGCCCCACAGGGCTATTAGACCCCGAGTATGAAGTGCGCCCCACCCAAAATCAAGTGCAAGATTTATACAACACGATTAAAGAAGTCGTGGCGCGCAAAGAGCGGGTGTTGGTAACGACCCTGACTAAAAAAATGGCTGAAGAGCTGTGTAAGCACTATTTGGAGGGCGGGCTTAAGGTGCAATACCTACACAGCGAAATAGATGCAATCGAGCGCAACCACCTGATCCGCTCATTCAGGCTGGGCGCATTTGACATTTTGATCGGCATTAACCTATTAAGAGAGGGGCTAGATTTGCCCGAAGTGTCTTTAGTGGCGATTTTAGACGCGGACAAAGAGGGGTTTTTAAGAAGCGCAACCGCTTTGATCCAAACCATGGGGCGGGTGGCACGGCACATCCACGGGCGGGTGATTTTCTACGCCGATAAAATCACGGCGGGCATGCAAGAGGCGATGACAACCACGGACAAGAGGCGCGCCAAACAAATTGCCTTCAACCAAGCCCACAACATCACGCCCAAAAGCACGCAGCGTCCCCTAGAGGACGAGCTTAAAGACTACACCCCCCCAAAACCCAAATCCACAGATAAAATGCCTAAAAAAGAAAAAGAGCAACTGATTAAAAAATTGCGTATCCAAATGCAAGAGAGGGCCCGGGTGCTAGACTTTGAGGCAGCAGCAAAGTTGCGGGATGAAATCGCTAAACTTAGAGGGCTGTGA
- the priA gene encoding replication restart helicase PriA, which yields MLKHYSVAVLRHKLKPLTYQSQHPLQVGDLVQVPLNGRACRGVVLNGCAKPSFACKDANPTNFYLSAPQMLLLEFIATYYCSTPSLAATLFTPFSKFTLPTKPPHKAPSLSPLSPAQEQALNALKSLKSALLFGDTGSGKTHIYSHLILEKLQESKSVVVLVPEIGLTSQTQRLLLQIFGAQVGLWHSKLTPAQKKQTLAHIASGQIKIIVGTRSALFLPMPNLGLVLVDEEHDQAYKASLAPYYNARDCALYLASKLPIQVILGSATPHLRSYYRAKENQSLVRLRGRYFASPQEMIFEESKTAVTPLLLEHLAQSLRAKEQSIVFLPTRASFKKLLCLSCGGGVRCPFCSVNMSLHLKDKRMRCHYCQHQEPIPKVCPTCQQDSLAGKRIGTQQLKSELEESLPQARIRILDKDHTHTNKQIQGILDDFNAHKIDILIGTQMLAKGHDYHRVNLAVILGLDEVLNNGSYRSYEEGVALMHQIAGRSGRKEKGRVLIQSLNASFLQRYTADFEDFLKEELQMRTPCFPPLRRLAHIEFRAKDLASAATHMQAGLDMLKPLLEQHRGVEILGAGQARIARIAGQERLQILLCATSTKELHEVLRHIQEHAKGVFKIDIDPQDI from the coding sequence ATGTTGAAGCACTACAGCGTGGCTGTGCTAAGGCACAAGCTAAAACCCCTGACCTACCAAAGCCAACACCCCTTGCAGGTGGGCGATTTGGTACAAGTCCCCTTAAATGGGCGCGCTTGCAGGGGCGTGGTGCTCAACGGATGCGCTAAGCCTAGTTTTGCGTGTAAGGATGCAAACCCCACAAACTTTTATCTCAGCGCGCCCCAAATGCTGTTGTTAGAATTTATCGCCACTTATTACTGCTCCACGCCCTCACTAGCTGCCACGCTTTTCACGCCCTTTAGCAAGTTTACCCTCCCCACAAAGCCCCCCCACAAAGCCCCAAGCTTAAGCCCTTTAAGTCCTGCGCAAGAGCAAGCCCTAAATGCGCTAAAATCCCTAAAAAGCGCACTGCTCTTTGGGGACACGGGCAGCGGTAAAACGCACATTTACAGCCATTTAATCTTAGAGAAATTGCAAGAATCTAAAAGCGTGGTGGTGCTCGTGCCTGAAATCGGGCTCACCTCCCAGACACAGCGTCTATTGTTGCAAATCTTTGGCGCACAAGTGGGGCTGTGGCACAGCAAGTTAACCCCCGCACAAAAAAAGCAAACCCTAGCGCACATTGCGAGCGGACAAATTAAAATCATCGTTGGCACACGAAGTGCCTTGTTTTTACCCATGCCCAATTTGGGGCTTGTGCTCGTAGATGAAGAACACGACCAAGCCTATAAAGCCAGCCTTGCGCCCTATTACAACGCCAGAGATTGCGCCCTGTATCTAGCGAGCAAACTGCCCATTCAAGTCATTTTAGGCTCGGCGACCCCCCACTTACGCAGCTACTACCGCGCCAAAGAGAATCAAAGTCTTGTGCGGCTTAGGGGGCGTTACTTTGCAAGCCCACAAGAGATGATCTTTGAAGAGAGCAAAACCGCCGTTACGCCGCTTTTATTAGAGCATTTAGCCCAAAGCCTGCGCGCCAAAGAGCAGAGCATCGTTTTCTTACCCACAAGGGCTTCGTTTAAAAAGCTCCTTTGTTTAAGTTGCGGGGGCGGGGTGCGCTGCCCTTTTTGCAGCGTGAACATGAGCCTCCATTTAAAAGACAAACGCATGCGCTGCCACTATTGCCAACACCAAGAGCCTATCCCTAAGGTTTGCCCCACATGCCAACAAGACAGCCTAGCGGGCAAACGAATCGGCACACAGCAGTTAAAAAGCGAGCTCGAAGAATCACTGCCCCAAGCCCGCATAAGGATTTTAGACAAGGACCACACCCACACGAACAAGCAAATACAGGGCATTTTAGACGACTTCAACGCCCACAAGATAGACATTTTGATCGGCACACAAATGCTCGCTAAGGGGCATGACTACCACAGAGTGAACTTGGCGGTGATTTTGGGCTTGGATGAGGTGCTCAACAATGGGAGTTATAGAAGCTATGAAGAAGGGGTCGCCCTAATGCACCAAATTGCGGGGCGCAGTGGGCGCAAAGAAAAAGGGCGGGTGCTGATCCAAAGCCTAAACGCTTCCTTTTTACAACGATACACCGCCGATTTTGAAGACTTCTTAAAAGAAGAGCTGCAAATGCGTACCCCCTGCTTTCCCCCCCTAAGGCGTTTGGCGCACATTGAGTTTAGGGCAAAGGACCTAGCAAGTGCTGCAACACACATGCAGGCGGGGCTAGACATGTTAAAGCCGCTCTTAGAGCAACATAGGGGCGTAGAGATTTTGGGCGCGGGGCAGGCACGCATTGCTAGGATTGCCGGGCAAGAGCGTTTGCAAATCTTGTTATGCGCCACTTCTACCAAAGAATTACACGAAGTGTTACGCCACATTCAAGAACACGCTAAGGGTGTGTTTAAGATAGACATTGACCCGCAAGACATTTAA
- the zapB gene encoding cell division protein ZapB produces the protein MGAEILDKLQEKVEELLLRLTLLEEENKSLQLKSATLATQNEERDRQIANLYEEIAAKDKRIQDIYDTMIKAFEER, from the coding sequence ATGGGGGCTGAGATTTTAGACAAACTGCAGGAGAAAGTGGAAGAGTTATTGCTAAGGCTCACACTCTTAGAAGAAGAGAACAAGAGTCTTCAGCTTAAAAGCGCCACACTTGCAACTCAAAATGAAGAGAGGGATCGCCAAATTGCTAACCTTTATGAAGAGATTGCCGCCAAAGATAAGCGGATACAAGACATTTACGATACAATGATCAAAGCTTTTGAGGAAAGATGA
- a CDS encoding Eco57I restriction-modification methylase domain-containing protein, with translation MHDFNDLNEEQESKYLAFKQKFCSDDSPLNNEDCKRKEDNLRNVFENHINSLLRKLDFIPKDGFEVFKHEMANESGRTDCQYGNTIIEYKKYGLLGKPIELKKSQEQIKNYLKDSRFSGFAMHGFLFDGCTIHAYTKDVQDVITHDEKNSGRLTAINFDNLIKTIFMGGVCAISPQNLKKDFGLIDKDDNLMDNPEVLALAKHLFNTLQKGMQGRTKLIFTEWEKLFRLAEGGDCGKHQDIDNRRMAFSKIFGVEIHAKTEYKALFALHTTLSILIKLLLMRIINDRPEVTLKRNLDNLYKTGDLSELRSFFRDIEKGVFFRQIGVMNVIDNDFFSWYAKEDFNDGIKTALQAIIFKMCGYANICIAKTSAMMDLFKELYLSFIPKSVRHSFGEYYTPCWLAERTFLLATSQETDALKDRTFIDPNCGSGAFLSVFYNYKNKDGKKLDFKEFAKGVVGVDINPIAVLMAKANLLIQGLKTCSFDTTTQYELPIYLADSLYTPKIITIDSTECFDYALYTTGLQEAFNTDKIRIMMPKNLVNRDDFLEILAEIERYIVQKDKKKALKIFAKYLDFSQEKNLEREMASNMDTLIKFEEKGLNSIWLRIFANYFKVASYDKFDYIIGNPPWVQWSVLPEAYRKNIKQNMRMEGLFSSDRNVGGNNLNICALIAHKCCERWLARGGNFCFLMPKSILFNKSYQGFRNLVINTDERLYFNEILDFSNGGEIFEGVGLDFCAFKINRVENSQAIPFIDFAKNKDLKTKASHNDTWEMVKKHFKETTKAALQLNTDTNNNFLIAESLEKAQELQSHFGKCEYKFRKGVSVECPMRLEFVAIDNQNTSLGIFHPYQKEGNRLRPDQSLEIHLELKYIKPFITAPMLTDSGVVFNNSYAICPYEPHTKKPMPKEVLKEKAPHIYKYLFSIEHVLGKGSRYNQRIQSFDEPYGILRMGVYVWAKNFVCIRDNTKLAPNLIQKIKTDWGDEVTPLFDNHISYISQSTDSVSFLQTTEADHILSVLKKKEIQEIVMQSQDCRSISSRLPIKLAKKG, from the coding sequence ATGCATGATTTTAACGATCTCAATGAGGAACAAGAATCTAAATATCTTGCCTTTAAGCAAAAGTTTTGTAGCGATGATTCGCCCCTCAACAATGAGGATTGTAAGCGCAAAGAGGATAATCTTAGAAATGTATTTGAAAATCACATAAACTCTCTATTAAGAAAACTTGATTTTATCCCCAAGGACGGATTTGAGGTTTTTAAGCACGAGATGGCAAATGAAAGCGGGAGGACAGATTGCCAATACGGCAATACGATCATTGAATATAAAAAATATGGGTTGCTAGGCAAACCCATAGAACTTAAAAAATCCCAAGAACAAATTAAAAATTACCTTAAGGATAGCCGTTTTAGTGGCTTTGCCATGCACGGGTTTTTGTTCGATGGATGCACTATCCATGCCTACACAAAAGATGTGCAAGATGTGATCACTCACGATGAAAAAAACAGTGGCAGACTCACGGCAATCAATTTTGATAACCTGATAAAAACCATCTTTATGGGTGGGGTTTGCGCCATTAGCCCTCAAAACCTCAAAAAAGACTTTGGGCTCATCGATAAAGACGACAACCTCATGGACAATCCGGAAGTTTTAGCCCTTGCCAAACACCTTTTTAACACCTTGCAAAAGGGCATGCAAGGCAGAACGAAATTGATTTTCACTGAATGGGAAAAGCTGTTTAGGCTAGCCGAGGGGGGCGATTGTGGCAAACACCAAGACATCGACAACAGACGCATGGCTTTCTCTAAAATTTTTGGCGTGGAGATCCATGCAAAAACTGAGTATAAAGCTCTGTTTGCCCTACACACCACACTTAGCATCCTCATTAAGCTCCTATTGATGAGAATCATCAACGATAGGCCAGAAGTTACGCTAAAAAGAAATCTAGACAATCTTTACAAAACCGGTGATTTATCCGAGTTAAGATCATTTTTTCGCGACATTGAAAAAGGGGTGTTTTTTAGGCAAATTGGCGTGATGAATGTGATAGACAATGATTTTTTCTCTTGGTATGCTAAAGAGGATTTTAACGATGGGATCAAAACCGCACTCCAAGCCATCATCTTTAAAATGTGTGGATATGCCAACATCTGCATTGCCAAAACTTCAGCGATGATGGATTTATTTAAGGAACTTTACCTCAGTTTTATCCCCAAAAGTGTGCGCCACAGCTTTGGAGAGTACTACACACCTTGTTGGCTCGCCGAGCGGACATTTTTACTCGCCACAAGTCAGGAAACAGACGCACTTAAAGACAGGACTTTTATAGACCCCAATTGCGGCAGTGGGGCTTTTTTATCTGTATTTTACAATTACAAAAACAAAGATGGTAAAAAACTAGATTTTAAGGAATTTGCAAAAGGCGTGGTGGGGGTGGACATTAACCCCATTGCTGTTCTCATGGCAAAAGCCAATTTGCTGATACAGGGGTTAAAAACTTGTAGTTTTGACACCACAACGCAATACGAGTTGCCCATTTATTTGGCAGATAGTTTATACACCCCAAAAATAATCACGATCGACAGCACAGAATGTTTTGACTATGCGCTTTACACAACGGGGTTACAAGAGGCTTTTAACACCGATAAAATCCGCATTATGATGCCAAAAAACCTAGTGAATCGGGACGACTTCTTAGAAATACTAGCAGAGATTGAAAGGTACATTGTCCAAAAAGACAAGAAAAAAGCCCTGAAAATCTTTGCTAAATATTTAGACTTTAGCCAAGAAAAAAACTTAGAAAGAGAAATGGCTAGCAATATGGACACGCTCATCAAATTTGAAGAGAAAGGTTTAAATTCCATTTGGCTTAGGATTTTTGCCAATTATTTTAAGGTGGCAAGCTATGATAAATTTGACTATATTATAGGCAATCCCCCTTGGGTGCAGTGGTCTGTGTTGCCCGAGGCTTATCGCAAGAACATCAAGCAAAACATGCGCATGGAGGGGCTTTTTTCTTCGGATCGCAATGTGGGGGGCAACAATTTAAACATTTGCGCTTTGATTGCCCATAAATGTTGCGAGCGTTGGCTAGCCCGTGGGGGCAATTTCTGTTTTTTAATGCCTAAATCTATTCTGTTCAACAAGTCTTACCAAGGCTTTAGAAATCTTGTCATCAACACAGATGAGAGATTGTACTTTAATGAGATCTTAGATTTTAGCAATGGAGGTGAAATATTTGAGGGGGTCGGACTCGATTTTTGTGCCTTTAAAATCAACCGGGTAGAAAACAGCCAAGCCATCCCTTTTATAGACTTTGCAAAAAACAAAGATTTAAAAACCAAAGCAAGCCACAACGACACTTGGGAGATGGTAAAAAAACATTTTAAAGAAACCACGAAAGCCGCCCTACAGTTGAATACAGACACCAACAATAACTTTCTCATTGCAGAGAGTTTAGAAAAAGCCCAAGAATTACAAAGTCATTTTGGCAAATGTGAATATAAATTTAGAAAAGGCGTGAGTGTTGAGTGCCCAATGAGGCTCGAGTTTGTGGCCATAGATAACCAAAACACCTCTTTGGGGATTTTTCACCCCTACCAAAAAGAAGGCAATCGGTTACGCCCCGATCAAAGCTTGGAAATCCACTTGGAGTTAAAATACATCAAGCCCTTCATCACCGCCCCTATGCTGACAGATAGCGGGGTTGTCTTTAACAATTCCTACGCCATTTGCCCCTATGAACCCCACACCAAAAAACCCATGCCAAAAGAGGTGCTCAAAGAAAAAGCCCCCCACATTTACAAATACCTTTTTAGTATAGAACATGTACTAGGCAAGGGCAGTCGTTACAATCAAAGAATCCAAAGTTTTGACGAGCCTTATGGAATCTTGCGCATGGGGGTTTATGTTTGGGCTAAAAACTTTGTGTGCATCAGGGACAACACAAAACTAGCTCCAAATCTCATCCAAAAGATCAAAACAGATTGGGGCGATGAAGTTACGCCCTTATTCGATAACCACATCAGCTACATCAGCCAAAGCACAGACAGCGTCAGTTTTCTCCAAACAACAGAGGCAGACCACATCCTATCTGTCTTAAAGAAAAAAGAGATTCAAGAGATCGTCATGCAATCTCAAGATTGCCGCAGCATTTCAAGCAGATTGCCCATCAAGCTGGCAAAGAAAGGCTAA
- a CDS encoding DUF3972 domain-containing protein produces MDKQPEKTWIELDEFVAVSKLPKERVLALIQDKSIDSKHDTERIWVDLHSAAQILAKRGSSKSLVAAKAGYPTLLENTPTDPAYVEKTINTILNLHDKVVGAKDETIAAYKNENTLLKEALISMQEIYDEDKKTIALLQEELDRVREEVEFMKRKYRLMWGKVTDMGGLK; encoded by the coding sequence ATGGACAAACAACCCGAGAAAACTTGGATTGAATTAGACGAATTTGTCGCTGTGTCTAAACTGCCTAAGGAGCGGGTGTTGGCACTCATACAAGACAAGAGCATAGACAGCAAGCATGACACTGAAAGAATTTGGGTGGACCTACACAGCGCGGCACAAATCCTAGCCAAAAGGGGGAGCAGCAAAAGCCTTGTGGCGGCTAAAGCGGGCTACCCCACCCTGCTAGAAAACACCCCCACCGACCCCGCCTATGTGGAAAAGACCATCAACACCATTTTAAATTTGCACGACAAGGTCGTGGGGGCTAAGGATGAGACCATCGCCGCCTACAAGAATGAAAACACTCTACTCAAAGAAGCTTTGATCTCCATGCAAGAAATTTATGATGAGGACAAAAAGACCATCGCCTTGTTGCAAGAGGAATTAGACCGTGTGCGTGAAGAGGTGGAGTTCATGAAACGCAAATACCGCCTCATGTGGGGCAAAGTTACCGACATGGGGGGGTTAAAGTGA
- a CDS encoding aminotransferase class V-fold PLP-dependent enzyme, producing MAKALLDKTPDRFLNSVFAPLLPEASKQEQLEYVRQSVVLKDGVRYFDWTASGLASTLVEKRVAKLLPFYANAHSGVSKHARLMDLVYLRCKENIRKFLGLSEDFLVLSAGFGASYAIKRLQEILGIYLPPKSRQRLGELQGLNLPKVIVGPYEHHSNEVSWREGLCEVVRVGLDQMGLFCLEGFAKLLEEHPKERPLIVSVGAASNVTGLIVPYEQIAKLCKKHNALLIFDLAAFAPHGNLSPVPLDACFVAAHKFLGGVGSCGLLVLEKSLIDTSLPPSFSGGGVVSYVSRSTHEYITDPHMREEVGTYALIPLLRAALALQLRNELGTSYISRRESMLTKVFLQGLQDIPALNIYGSLQAKRVGSVAFNASGVSCYDLAPLLSYSYGIETRAGCSCAGPYGHDLLGLQDSRFCTLKAKGQTPGWLRVSLHYTHSLEDIDHLLDRLQKAVKTLRGG from the coding sequence ATGGCCAAAGCTCTTTTAGACAAAACCCCGGACAGGTTTTTAAACAGCGTTTTTGCTCCCCTGCTTCCTGAAGCGAGCAAGCAAGAGCAGCTAGAATATGTCCGCCAGAGCGTGGTACTCAAAGATGGGGTGCGCTACTTTGATTGGACAGCTTCGGGGTTGGCTTCAACTCTCGTAGAAAAACGCGTGGCTAAACTCTTGCCCTTTTACGCCAACGCCCACTCAGGCGTGTCCAAACACGCCCGCTTAATGGACTTGGTCTATTTGCGCTGCAAGGAAAATATCCGCAAATTTTTGGGACTAAGCGAGGATTTTTTAGTACTCAGTGCGGGCTTTGGGGCGAGCTATGCCATTAAACGCTTGCAAGAGATTTTAGGCATTTACTTGCCCCCCAAGAGCCGCCAGAGGCTAGGCGAGTTGCAGGGGCTAAACTTGCCTAAAGTCATTGTCGGTCCTTACGAACACCACTCTAATGAAGTGAGTTGGCGCGAGGGGCTGTGCGAGGTGGTGCGGGTGGGTCTGGATCAAATGGGTTTGTTTTGCCTAGAGGGCTTTGCCAAACTCTTGGAAGAACACCCCAAAGAGCGCCCCCTAATTGTGTCCGTGGGGGCAGCATCCAATGTAACGGGCTTGATTGTGCCCTACGAGCAAATTGCCAAACTTTGCAAAAAACACAATGCCCTTTTAATCTTTGATTTAGCTGCCTTTGCCCCGCACGGCAACTTGAGTCCCGTCCCGCTAGACGCATGCTTTGTGGCGGCACATAAATTCTTGGGCGGGGTGGGCAGCTGTGGGCTGTTGGTACTTGAAAAATCGCTCATAGACACCTCTTTACCCCCCAGCTTCAGTGGCGGAGGCGTGGTGTCCTATGTGAGTCGCAGCACCCACGAGTACATCACAGACCCGCATATGCGCGAAGAGGTCGGCACTTATGCGCTCATCCCCCTTTTGAGGGCGGCTTTGGCGTTGCAATTACGCAATGAATTGGGCACAAGTTACATCAGCCGCCGCGAGAGCATGCTCACTAAAGTCTTTCTGCAAGGTTTGCAAGACATTCCCGCCTTAAACATTTACGGGTCTTTGCAGGCCAAGAGGGTGGGCAGTGTGGCGTTTAACGCGAGTGGGGTTTCTTGCTACGATTTAGCCCCCCTGCTTAGTTACAGCTATGGCATTGAAACACGGGCGGGTTGCTCGTGTGCGGGGCCCTATGGGCACGATTTATTAGGCCTACAAGACAGCCGTTTTTGCACGCTTAAGGCCAAGGGGCAGACCCCGGGGTGGCTGCGCGTGAGTTTGCACTACACCCATAGCCTTGAAGACATAGACCATCTCTTAGACAGACTCCAAAAGGCGGTTAAAACTTTGCGTGGAGGTTGA
- a CDS encoding histidine triad nucleotide-binding protein, with amino-acid sequence MANVFEKIVAGEIPCQKVLENSQFLAFHDINPKAPVHVLVIPKVCVKDFNAASPELLAQMSGFILEVVEKLGIKESGYRLITNVGSDGGQEVPHLHFHILGGAKLAWPKLF; translated from the coding sequence GTGGCAAATGTGTTTGAAAAAATTGTGGCTGGAGAAATCCCTTGTCAAAAAGTCCTAGAAAACTCCCAGTTCTTAGCCTTCCACGACATCAACCCCAAAGCCCCTGTACATGTGCTGGTGATCCCCAAAGTGTGCGTGAAGGATTTTAACGCCGCTAGTCCTGAGCTCTTAGCCCAAATGAGCGGCTTTATCTTAGAAGTCGTGGAGAAACTAGGGATCAAAGAGAGCGGTTATCGGCTCATCACCAATGTCGGCAGCGATGGGGGGCAGGAAGTCCCCCATTTGCATTTTCACATCCTAGGGGGCGCAAAGCTTGCATGGCCAAAGCTCTTTTAG